From the Maioricimonas rarisocia genome, one window contains:
- a CDS encoding MraY family glycosyltransferase, with protein sequence MLWFLAACCVPSFLLSYFGTAALRRLAPRWGLIDQPAARKVHVTPTPLGGGLAIFASFLVTVGAAQALAWLILSTDISLPGLPPELRVHLPGVLYRSQQVWAIIAAGTLLAVMGLIDDFKGLPWQPRLAVQLGIAVALVAGGVRATVFVDAPWIGAIVTVGWIVVLINAFNFLDNMDALSSGIALIASVLFAAVMLTCVAEPRWLVGGALLVLAGSLGGFLCHNRPPAKIFMGDSGSTFIGLVLATVTVLGTFYDESVAGQHVMLAPLFILAVPLYDFTSVMIIRVSERRSPFHPDKSHFSHRLVELGLDRPYAVLTVHLATLTTGLGALLLYRAAGWTEALILVAQLLCVLAIVAILETVGRRRNGTDPGSNG encoded by the coding sequence ATGCTCTGGTTTCTTGCCGCCTGCTGTGTGCCGTCGTTCCTACTGTCTTACTTCGGCACGGCGGCGCTGCGGCGACTTGCGCCGCGGTGGGGGCTGATCGATCAGCCGGCCGCCCGCAAAGTCCACGTCACGCCGACTCCACTGGGGGGCGGACTGGCGATCTTTGCCTCATTTCTGGTTACGGTCGGGGCCGCCCAGGCGCTGGCGTGGCTGATCCTTTCGACCGACATCAGCCTGCCAGGGCTGCCGCCGGAACTCCGCGTGCATCTGCCGGGTGTCCTGTACCGTTCGCAGCAGGTCTGGGCGATCATTGCGGCCGGCACCCTGCTGGCCGTCATGGGGCTGATCGACGATTTCAAGGGGCTCCCCTGGCAACCACGACTGGCCGTTCAACTGGGAATCGCCGTCGCGCTCGTCGCGGGAGGCGTCCGGGCGACGGTGTTCGTGGACGCTCCCTGGATCGGGGCGATCGTGACAGTCGGCTGGATCGTCGTACTGATCAACGCGTTCAACTTTCTTGACAACATGGACGCGCTCTCGTCGGGAATCGCCCTCATCGCGTCGGTGCTGTTTGCAGCGGTCATGCTGACCTGCGTGGCCGAGCCCCGCTGGCTGGTCGGGGGAGCGCTGCTGGTGCTGGCGGGGTCACTGGGCGGGTTTCTCTGCCACAACCGGCCCCCGGCGAAGATCTTCATGGGAGACTCGGGCAGCACGTTCATCGGCCTGGTTCTGGCGACGGTGACGGTGCTGGGGACGTTCTATGACGAGTCGGTCGCCGGGCAGCACGTGATGCTGGCTCCGCTCTTCATTCTGGCGGTGCCGCTGTACGACTTTACATCGGTGATGATCATCCGGGTGTCCGAGCGGCGAAGTCCCTTTCATCCCGATAAATCACATTTTTCACACCGACTTGTCGAACTGGGACTTGATCGTCCTTATGCTGTACTCACCGTACATCTTGCGACTCTCACGACCGGTTTAGGTGCTCTACTCCTTTACCGTGCCGCGGGTTGGACTGAAGCGCTCATCCTCGTCGCTCAACTCTTGTGCGTGTTGGCGATAGTCGCCATCTTGGAAACGGTGGGCCGACGACGGAACGGGACGGACCCCGGCAGCAACGGATAG
- a CDS encoding O-antigen ligase family protein, with product MPWWVIPAGGLFLARFLVPAEATELGETLWIAQAWLILGALAAWTAWRTHQFRVDRFGTIDVGVWVLVAGHLFAALAVLLGEGHQRAALNMFWEWVALGVAFTMIRQVTCTMVDYRKWTSIIVLAGVVLGGLGIWQHFVWYPSQVQLLHEFEALEDEFHSANPPTGALKRERLRELRAQFGMLSADRSEHRRRAIRQRLEASNEAIGRFALANTFGGLLGAALILLIGAAMRRQRYPSAPKWIEALYAPAIGVIAFALILTKSRTAWVGTSVGVALLIIAQLRVSGSRKAGHLLMVGGILFLVALVAVGAALTSLDAEVISEAPKSLQYRWEYWTATLGMIRDHVLLGVGPGNFRQHYVHYKLPGASEEVTDPHNLILDVWANGGLLALAGLVGVALLAGRRLAEVIRATGSESQLSEKPESSKKKETGWLLGVGAVGFGLVGAYQFVFEAHADSQLMILFVGWCVAALALNMTPIGAGPLVAHAAGTAVAIHLLGAGGIGMPAISQVLLLLWLAGPDPNPKTLKDAREQARILAPQALTAMVALLFVSIACALTATWPNMMRRLLEQGAEATVAQQGDYAMAEQDLHLAADIDPLDPGPWWRLAQVQHQQWVASGHTRPELWEKAVAYQREAISRNPNAPALRSLLGEWYLDCFERTQDTEYVLKAVEELHAVTALYPNHARYQATLAQALELAGKTDEAVAVARRALALDALNLERGHIDKLVEDEVRTELESIREEGEAIPPGEVPATDSSTPSMFPPPPPLPEPLPASGAAGPVTRPDAAHRLVPRGVDYPPRGAAA from the coding sequence ATGCCGTGGTGGGTCATTCCCGCCGGCGGACTGTTTCTCGCACGGTTTCTTGTCCCGGCCGAAGCCACTGAACTGGGTGAAACCCTCTGGATTGCGCAGGCCTGGCTGATTCTCGGGGCCCTTGCTGCCTGGACGGCATGGCGAACGCATCAGTTTCGTGTCGACCGGTTTGGCACCATCGATGTCGGCGTGTGGGTGCTGGTCGCTGGCCACCTCTTCGCAGCGCTGGCGGTTCTGCTTGGCGAAGGTCACCAGCGTGCGGCCCTGAACATGTTCTGGGAGTGGGTCGCGCTGGGGGTCGCGTTCACCATGATCCGCCAGGTGACGTGTACGATGGTCGACTACCGGAAATGGACGTCGATCATCGTCCTGGCCGGGGTCGTTCTGGGGGGACTCGGGATCTGGCAGCATTTCGTCTGGTATCCCTCGCAGGTCCAGTTGCTGCACGAGTTCGAAGCGCTTGAAGACGAGTTTCACTCGGCGAACCCACCGACCGGGGCGCTGAAACGGGAGCGACTGCGGGAGTTGCGCGCACAGTTCGGCATGCTCTCAGCGGATCGAAGCGAGCACCGACGGCGGGCCATTCGCCAGCGGCTCGAGGCGAGCAACGAAGCGATCGGCCGGTTTGCACTGGCCAATACGTTCGGCGGGCTGCTCGGTGCGGCGCTGATTCTGTTGATCGGTGCCGCCATGCGCCGCCAACGCTATCCGTCGGCCCCGAAATGGATCGAAGCGCTCTATGCGCCGGCCATCGGGGTGATCGCGTTTGCCCTGATTCTGACCAAGAGCCGGACCGCCTGGGTGGGGACATCGGTCGGAGTCGCGCTTCTTATCATCGCTCAGCTCCGTGTTTCGGGGAGTCGCAAAGCGGGGCACCTGCTGATGGTCGGGGGCATCCTGTTCCTGGTCGCCCTTGTAGCCGTCGGCGCGGCCCTGACCAGTCTTGATGCGGAAGTGATCTCCGAAGCTCCCAAGTCGCTGCAGTACCGTTGGGAGTACTGGACGGCGACTTTGGGCATGATTCGGGATCATGTGCTGCTCGGGGTCGGGCCGGGGAACTTTCGCCAGCACTACGTCCACTACAAACTGCCCGGCGCCAGCGAGGAGGTGACCGACCCGCACAATCTCATCCTCGATGTCTGGGCCAACGGAGGGCTGCTGGCGCTGGCCGGTCTCGTGGGAGTCGCTCTGCTTGCCGGGCGCCGGCTTGCGGAAGTGATTCGGGCAACCGGTTCGGAATCGCAACTTTCAGAAAAGCCGGAATCATCGAAGAAGAAGGAAACGGGCTGGTTACTGGGAGTCGGGGCGGTCGGGTTCGGCCTGGTGGGGGCCTATCAGTTCGTATTCGAAGCTCACGCCGACAGCCAGCTGATGATTCTGTTCGTCGGCTGGTGCGTCGCGGCGCTGGCACTCAACATGACTCCGATTGGCGCGGGGCCGCTGGTTGCCCATGCAGCGGGGACGGCTGTCGCCATCCATCTGCTTGGTGCCGGCGGCATCGGCATGCCGGCCATCAGTCAGGTCCTGCTGCTGCTCTGGCTGGCCGGTCCTGACCCCAATCCGAAGACGCTGAAAGACGCGCGGGAACAGGCGCGGATTCTGGCGCCGCAGGCCCTGACCGCCATGGTCGCCCTGCTGTTCGTCTCGATCGCCTGTGCTCTGACGGCCACATGGCCGAACATGATGCGACGGCTGCTCGAGCAGGGGGCCGAAGCGACCGTCGCTCAACAGGGGGACTACGCGATGGCCGAGCAGGATCTGCATCTGGCCGCCGATATCGATCCACTCGATCCGGGGCCGTGGTGGCGTCTGGCACAGGTACAGCATCAGCAGTGGGTGGCCAGCGGCCACACGCGGCCGGAACTCTGGGAAAAGGCTGTTGCGTACCAGCGGGAGGCAATCTCCCGGAATCCGAATGCGCCGGCGCTGCGAAGCCTTCTGGGGGAATGGTATCTCGACTGCTTCGAGCGAACGCAGGACACGGAGTACGTACTCAAAGCCGTCGAAGAGTTGCACGCCGTGACGGCACTGTACCCGAATCACGCACGTTATCAGGCGACGCTGGCCCAGGCGCTGGAACTGGCCGGCAAGACCGACGAAGCTGTCGCTGTTGCCCGCCGCGCACTCGCCCTGGATGCGCTGAATCTCGAGCGGGGCCACATCGACAAACTTGTCGAGGACGAGGTGCGGACCGAACTGGAGTCGATTCGCGAAGAAGGCGAAGCCATTCCTCCCGGCGAAGTTCCCGCTACAGATTCCTCTACCCCGTCGATGTTTCCGCCACCGCCACCGCTGCCGGAGCCCTTGCCTGCTTCAGGGGCCGCAGGACCCGTCACACGTCCGGACGCCGCCCACAGACTGGTTCCGAGAGGTGTCGACTACCCTCCTCGTGGTGCTGCCGCGTAG
- a CDS encoding DUF2891 domain-containing protein encodes MMQLDAELAARLAAWPMDSIGREYPNKIAHVLYSDEDVGSPRQLTPAFFGCFDWHSAVHAHWCLVRLLRFFPDAEWGQAARTILGGSLSEDRIAGELAYLSHPGHGSFECPYGMAWLLQLAAELRASDDEQSLRWSGVLASLEERAAENVRRWLDRLPYPIRTGEHNQSAFAMGLIHDWAVQSGDAGMTAFLDRRAREFYLADRDVPLAYEPSGHDFLSPALAEADLMRRVLRREEFTTWLHGFFAEAYLPAGPTLEPVVCGDESDGKLAHLLGLNLSRAWMLEGILHALPEGDPHREPLERSALEHRQAGRAAIETGDYAGTHWLASFAVWLLSGRGIDWG; translated from the coding sequence ATGATGCAACTCGATGCGGAACTCGCTGCACGGCTCGCCGCCTGGCCGATGGACTCGATCGGACGCGAATACCCCAACAAGATCGCGCACGTTCTTTATTCCGACGAGGACGTCGGTTCGCCGCGACAACTGACGCCCGCTTTCTTCGGCTGCTTTGACTGGCACTCTGCGGTGCACGCCCACTGGTGTCTGGTGCGGCTGCTGCGGTTCTTTCCCGATGCTGAGTGGGGACAGGCGGCCCGCACGATTCTGGGAGGGAGCCTGTCCGAAGACCGTATTGCGGGTGAACTGGCGTACCTGAGTCACCCGGGACACGGATCGTTTGAGTGTCCCTACGGGATGGCGTGGTTGCTGCAACTTGCGGCTGAGCTGAGGGCGTCCGACGACGAGCAATCACTCCGCTGGTCCGGGGTGCTCGCCTCGCTGGAAGAGCGTGCTGCCGAGAATGTTCGGCGATGGCTGGACCGGCTGCCGTATCCGATCCGGACGGGTGAGCACAACCAGTCCGCGTTTGCGATGGGGCTGATCCATGACTGGGCCGTGCAGTCGGGGGATGCCGGCATGACCGCGTTCCTCGACCGCCGGGCCCGGGAGTTCTATCTGGCCGACCGGGATGTTCCACTCGCATACGAGCCTTCGGGGCACGATTTTCTGTCGCCAGCGCTCGCGGAGGCGGATCTGATGCGGCGGGTGCTCCGCCGGGAGGAGTTCACGACCTGGCTTCACGGATTCTTTGCGGAGGCGTATCTGCCGGCCGGTCCGACGCTCGAGCCGGTCGTCTGCGGGGACGAATCGGACGGCAAGCTGGCTCATCTGCTGGGGCTGAATCTCTCGCGGGCCTGGATGCTGGAAGGGATCCTCCATGCACTGCCGGAGGGGGATCCGCACCGTGAACCGCTGGAGCGATCGGCCCTCGAGCACCGTCAGGCCGGCCGGGCGGCGATCGAGACGGGCGACTACGCGGGAACCCACTGGCTGGCCAGCTTTGCGGTCTGGCTGTTGAGCGGCCGGGGAATCGATTGGGGCTGA
- a CDS encoding sulfatase-like hydrolase/transferase, protein MSRLILPLFCFAAMLLPATQAGADRPPNLILIMADDLGYGDISPYDGWIETPQLERLAAGGVRLTDFHSSGNVCSPTRAGLMTGRYQQRAGIPGVVVADPKRAVHEDGLQPSEVTIAEVLKEAGYATAVFGKWHLGYYPKYNPIRHGFDRFNGYVSGNIDFFSHYDQSGNFDWWQQDRKQDEEGYVTHLIDRHANEFIKANAEQPFFLYLPHEAPHYPFQGPNDKPRRSEGNGRAADDKWSRPEMRERYRQMVVEMDRNIGNVLDTLEELNLEENTLVFFLSDNGAAGKYGDNTPLRGSKGSNWEGGHRVPAIVQWPGRIPAGTVRDDLTISLDVMPTFLAAAGTSVQEGHHLDGVNLLPMLTEGQSLPDRNLVWNGKAVRDGNWKLMLDGKGQKGVALYDLEKDLAESNNLADEHPERVKRMWQILEVWKQDVARDATQQPSGQ, encoded by the coding sequence ATGTCTCGCCTGATTCTCCCGCTTTTCTGCTTTGCGGCGATGCTTCTTCCCGCAACACAGGCCGGCGCCGATCGTCCGCCGAATCTGATCCTGATCATGGCGGATGACCTCGGTTATGGCGACATCAGTCCGTACGACGGCTGGATCGAGACGCCACAGCTCGAGCGGCTCGCCGCGGGGGGAGTCCGGCTGACCGACTTCCATTCCAGCGGCAACGTCTGCTCGCCGACACGGGCCGGGCTGATGACCGGCCGCTATCAGCAGCGGGCCGGCATTCCCGGCGTCGTCGTCGCCGATCCCAAACGTGCGGTCCACGAAGACGGCCTGCAGCCGAGCGAAGTCACTATTGCCGAAGTGCTTAAAGAAGCCGGCTATGCCACCGCCGTTTTCGGGAAATGGCATCTCGGCTACTACCCGAAGTACAACCCGATCCGGCATGGCTTCGACCGGTTCAACGGGTACGTCAGCGGCAATATTGATTTCTTCAGCCACTACGACCAGTCGGGCAACTTCGACTGGTGGCAGCAGGATCGCAAGCAGGACGAAGAAGGCTACGTCACACATCTGATCGACCGGCACGCCAACGAGTTCATCAAGGCGAACGCGGAGCAGCCGTTCTTCCTGTACCTGCCCCACGAAGCCCCGCACTACCCCTTCCAGGGACCGAACGACAAGCCGCGACGTTCCGAAGGGAACGGCCGAGCGGCCGACGACAAGTGGTCCCGCCCCGAAATGCGCGAGCGCTACCGCCAGATGGTCGTCGAGATGGACAGGAACATCGGCAACGTCCTCGATACGCTCGAAGAGCTGAACCTCGAGGAGAACACGCTGGTTTTCTTCCTCTCGGACAACGGCGCCGCAGGCAAATACGGAGACAACACCCCGTTGCGGGGATCAAAGGGCAGCAACTGGGAGGGGGGCCATCGCGTCCCCGCCATTGTCCAGTGGCCGGGCAGGATTCCCGCCGGCACCGTCAGGGATGACCTGACGATCAGCCTCGACGTCATGCCAACATTCCTCGCGGCCGCTGGGACATCCGTACAGGAAGGTCATCACCTGGACGGCGTCAACCTGCTGCCGATGCTGACGGAGGGCCAGTCGCTTCCAGACCGGAATCTCGTCTGGAACGGCAAGGCCGTCCGCGACGGTAACTGGAAGCTCATGCTGGACGGCAAAGGGCAGAAGGGCGTTGCTCTGTACGACCTCGAAAAGGACCTGGCCGAGTCGAACAACCTGGCCGACGAGCACCCGGAACGGGTGAAGCGAATGTGGCAGATCCTTGAAGTCTGGAAGCAGGATGTCGCCCGGGATGCGACGCAACAGCCTTCGGGTCAATGA
- the hpnH gene encoding adenosyl-hopene transferase HpnH: MGVPVSQMWTVAKYVLTQKLRGRERYPLVLMLEPLFRCNLACAGCGKIQHPTEILRRNLSAEDCFRAVDECGAPIVSIPGGEPLLHPEIHEIVEGLIERRKYIYLCTNALLLEKHLDRFTPSKYLSFSIHLDGDREEHDAAVCRDGVYDIAMRAIRLAVERGFRVTTNTTLFNTADPDRMQPLFDELMEIGVEGMMVSPGYPYEKAPDQEHFLHSRETVNLFRRLLARPKRRWAFNQSPLFLEFLRGNYELECTPWGNPTYNIFGWQKPCYLIQEGYVDTFEELMESTDWDAYGKASGNSKCTDCMVHCGYEPTAVDATFGSLKGLLTAARVTLRGLAPLSDSDIPEQTPRAEPAPELVTLQPLPQETSAA; the protein is encoded by the coding sequence ATGGGCGTCCCGGTATCACAGATGTGGACCGTTGCGAAATACGTGTTGACCCAGAAGCTTCGCGGACGGGAGCGATACCCGCTCGTACTGATGCTCGAGCCGCTGTTCCGCTGCAATCTGGCCTGTGCCGGTTGTGGCAAGATTCAGCACCCGACCGAGATCCTCCGCAGGAATCTCTCTGCCGAAGACTGCTTTCGGGCCGTCGACGAATGCGGTGCTCCAATCGTGTCGATTCCCGGTGGGGAGCCACTGCTCCATCCGGAGATCCATGAGATCGTCGAGGGGCTCATCGAGCGGCGCAAATACATCTACCTGTGTACCAACGCCCTGCTGCTCGAGAAGCACCTGGACCGCTTCACCCCGTCGAAATACCTCTCGTTCTCGATCCACCTGGATGGCGACCGGGAAGAGCACGACGCCGCGGTCTGTCGGGACGGCGTCTACGACATCGCGATGCGGGCGATCCGCCTGGCGGTCGAACGTGGCTTCCGCGTGACGACGAACACGACGCTGTTCAATACGGCCGACCCCGACCGCATGCAGCCGCTGTTCGATGAGTTGATGGAGATCGGCGTGGAAGGGATGATGGTCTCGCCCGGCTACCCGTACGAGAAAGCCCCCGATCAGGAACACTTTCTGCACAGTCGCGAGACCGTGAACCTGTTCCGACGGCTGCTTGCCCGTCCGAAACGCCGCTGGGCGTTCAACCAGTCGCCGTTGTTCCTGGAATTCCTGCGTGGGAACTACGAGCTGGAATGCACCCCGTGGGGAAACCCGACGTACAACATTTTCGGCTGGCAGAAGCCCTGCTATCTGATCCAGGAAGGATACGTCGACACGTTCGAGGAGTTGATGGAGTCCACGGACTGGGACGCGTATGGCAAGGCGAGCGGCAATTCAAAGTGCACCGACTGCATGGTGCACTGCGGTTACGAGCCGACGGCCGTAGATGCCACGTTCGGCTCCCTGAAAGGCCTGCTGACCGCCGCACGAGTGACGCTGCGGGGTCTTGCGCCGCTGTCTGATTCGGACATCCCGGAGCAGACGCCCCGTGCCGAGCCGGCCCCCGAACTGGTCACGCTCCAGCCGTTGCCGCAGGAAACGTCCGCTGCCTGA
- a CDS encoding PrsW family glutamic-type intramembrane protease — protein sequence MNVSASSFVAALFVPLLMAGLYAWLLRPKIGPVRTVIVFTAGGLLSFVASTFLFVPLLFRPFALYVVESDSVLLAGFVESLPGSSLPEELAKIGTLLFACVLLLRKASRPAIVYAGSLVGLGFAAIENFWWAAIAENSSDLLLRVTPTLGHSFLGIIGGWLYLGIRQAEPPGVWHWIRLLLFPTLLHFLFNFGLVGFEFDFPGLEEIPEEEVPPPELLLPILGAFALVLTAALAALVEFVWAVKIIRTIRRESRLPFDPPAPAAPS from the coding sequence TTGAACGTTTCCGCCTCCTCATTCGTCGCGGCCCTCTTCGTCCCCCTGCTGATGGCCGGCCTTTACGCCTGGCTACTGCGTCCGAAAATCGGCCCGGTCCGAACGGTCATCGTCTTCACGGCTGGCGGCCTCCTCAGCTTCGTCGCCTCGACGTTTCTCTTCGTGCCGTTGCTGTTCCGGCCGTTCGCCCTGTATGTAGTGGAATCGGACTCCGTACTGCTGGCTGGCTTCGTCGAATCGTTGCCGGGGTCGTCCCTTCCGGAGGAACTTGCAAAGATCGGCACACTGTTGTTTGCCTGTGTGCTCCTGCTGCGTAAGGCGTCCAGACCGGCGATCGTCTACGCCGGATCACTCGTCGGGCTTGGTTTCGCGGCTATTGAAAACTTCTGGTGGGCGGCGATCGCCGAGAACTCCAGCGATCTGCTGCTGCGCGTTACGCCGACGCTGGGGCATTCATTCCTGGGGATCATTGGCGGCTGGCTGTACCTCGGCATCCGGCAAGCCGAGCCGCCGGGTGTCTGGCACTGGATCCGGCTGTTGCTGTTCCCCACACTGCTGCACTTCCTGTTCAACTTCGGTCTGGTGGGATTTGAATTCGACTTTCCGGGACTGGAAGAGATCCCGGAGGAGGAAGTCCCACCACCCGAACTGTTGCTCCCCATCCTCGGAGCCTTCGCGCTGGTCCTGACCGCCGCACTCGCCGCACTGGTGGAGTTCGTCTGGGCCGTGAAGATCATTCGCACCATCCGCCGCGAATCCCGGCTCCCGTTCGACCCTCCGGCCCCCGCTGCGCCCTCATGA